A portion of the Scylla paramamosain isolate STU-SP2022 chromosome 32, ASM3559412v1, whole genome shotgun sequence genome contains these proteins:
- the LOC135089234 gene encoding uncharacterized protein LOC135089234: protein MALRARLAAYLLLASTIVEVSHGCVIPFVMRGTWFSFEHGSNTITDIDDTYMTNHGSCVAIKVYRNDFKALLFKRNECYYCVRFHIRTVNVLQKSATGCNTYRDSKPSLEDVCSELDKDTRLVTMFNENYRPKNCRSAIEGVWHFAYQNRFSFTGECNHPEAKIRSCQEPGNQFLIANQKFNLTFKKCEGIKESFEGTKEFSCLGDWFVGKNHFFAAANTKESRKDEKYRCFVRNRDDDLYMGHSITPECSVLKTPENSPFRFRMTPVKQETVTPGCLLPKNFTGDWVNTAHTEADVMINQTHIIETTYPDIGRYRRTIYVCREQRDNRYMMARLNIDGCQKDYVCFEFVPRHHNIIRFRKGLEMIREDFSTVCSYIQFKSDREWNYDLMLARDPVPVKCPIAGKFNFTQKGEVQFETRVLGGVTKTPWDDIHCRENISDLSVCDKDQKEIWIDAHYCITVDAYGRHMDIYTDPDYKLKCIGYWKENLKSYLITYDELDPYSKYRCWVYQRADLNKVLMSQSVGPFCNLGQTVLSTNNGAAVILNMVEYEREHDRCPMHFDDGDNPWKEPGSNIHVFRFQDPSTASLATTLSGMLLFTLLSLHLIHFG from the exons ATGGCGTTACGAGCCAGGCTAGCGGCGTATCTCCTGCTGGCGTCTACTATAGTGGAAG TGAGCCATGGATGCGTGATCCCCTTCGTGATGCGCGGTACATGGTTCAGCTTCGAGCACGGCAGCAACACCATCACGGACATCGACGACACCTACATGACCAACCACGGCAGTTGCGTGGCCATCAAGGTGTACCGCAACGACTTCAAGGCGCTCCTCTTCAAGCGGAACGAGTGCTACTACTGCGTGCGCTTCCACATCCGAACAGTGAACGTCCTGCAGAAGAGTGCAA CTGGATGCAACACCTACCGGGATAGCAAGCCGTCTCTTGAGGATGTGTGTTCCGAGCTGGACAAGGACACGCGGCTTGTCACGATGTTCAATGAGAATTATCGACCCAAGAACTGTCGCTCAGCTATTGAGGGCGTGTGGCACTTCGCTTATCAGAACAGATTTAG TTTCACAGGAGAATGTAACCACCCGGAGGCCAAGATCCGGTCGTGCCAGGAGCCTGGTAACCAGTTCCTCATTGCCAACCAGAAATTCAACCTGACTTTCAAAAAATGCGAGGGTATTAAGGAATCTTTTGAAGGAA CCAAGGAGTTCTCGTGTCTGGGTGACTGGTTTGTGGGGAAGAATCATTTCTTTGCGGCCGCCAACACCAAGGAAtcaaggaaggatgagaagtaCCGCTGCTTTGTGCGTAACCGTGATGATGACCTGTACATGGGCCACTCCATCACTCCTGAGTGCTCCGTGCTCAAGACACCAGAGAACAGTCCGTTCAGGTTCCGCATGACTCCAG TCAAGCAGGAAACAGTCACTCCCGGATGTCTGCTGCCAAAGAACTTCACTGGCGACTGGGTGAACACAGCACACACAGAGGCAGATGTCATGATCAACCAGACGCACATCATTGAGACGACATACCCAGACATTGGCCGCTACCGACGTACTATTTATGTCTGCAGGGAACAGAGGGACAACCGATACATGATGGCAAGGCTCAACATTGATGGCTG TCAAAAAGACTACGTGTGCTTTGAGTTTGTGCCTCGTCACCACAACATCATCAGGTTCAGGAAAGGTCTTGAGATGATCCGAGAGGACTTCTCCACTGTCTGCTCCTACATCCAATTCAAGAGTGACCGGGAGTGGAATTATGACCTCATGTTGG CCAGAGACCCAGTGCCTGTGAAGTGCCCCATTGCTGGCAAATTCAACTTTACCCAGAAGGGAGAGGTGCAATTTGAAACACGAGTCCTTGGGGGTGTGACCAAGACTCCATGGGATGACATTCATTGCAGGGAAAACATCTCTGACCTCTCAGTGTGTGACAAGGATCAGAAAGAAATTTGGATTGATGCTCACTACTGCATTACTGTGGATGCATATGGCCGACACATGGATATTTACA CTGATCCGGACTATAAGCTGAAATGCATCGGGTACTGGAAGGAGAATCTCAAGTCATACCTGATCACCTATGATGAACTTGATCCATACTCCAAGTACAGATGTTGG GTGTACCAGAGAGCAGATTTGAATAAGGTACTCATGTCACAAAGTGTTGGGCCGTTTTGTAACCTTGGCCAGACGGTCCTGAGTACAAACAATGGGGCAGCAGTCATCCTTAACATGGTGGAGTATGAGAGAGAGC ATGACCGCTGTCCCATGCACTTTGATGATGGCGACAACCCCTGGAAGGAGCCTGGATCCAACATCCATGTGTTCAGGTTCCAAGACCCCAGCACTGCTTCCTTGGCCACAACCCTCTCAGGGATGCTTCTCTtcacactcctctccctccatctcatcCACTTTGGTTGA